The genomic interval GCTGTCGTTTTACCGGTACAACGGTTGCAGAATCAATACCCATTGGAAATTTGAAATGCAGCCCGGCTGGTACATCATAAACATGTTTACCAAATCGCTGAACTACCGCTACGGAATCGCTGGGTACTGTATATAACGTTGTCCATATTAAGAGGCCGATAAAAAATACTGTAAAGATGATAAGAAATTTCGAGGGGCTTCCACCAGGTAAAAGTTTTTTGAAATGATCGATATTTTGGCCCAGGATTTGGTTTAGGTCGGGAGGGGATTTATTTTCACTGCTCCACGGGTTCTTTGGAGGGTCGTTATTTTTGGGCATGATACCAGCCTTTTTTATAAGCGAAAAAATATTCGCCTATATGAATCTAGTATGGGCGCACATTATGACAATAACAATAGCTATTCATCTGGTGATCATTTATATCGAACTGACCATGTAATGTATGGATATAGTCAGATATCGGACCGTTCGATTGGCTGACAATCGATGAAAACCTTGTAAAATCAAAGACGTTCGAATAATCCTGCATGATTCTGGGTGAATATAACCGTCTGTCAGCATATCCCGAAAGGTGGTGGAAACGAAAGAATACTTCCCTGGTCTGACCTTCAGTTACGTAATTGTCAGATTATGTTTCGTAGGCTCAAAACTAATTCTTAGGTATGAGGCATTTTTGACCTGTAATAGCGCTATGTTGTGCGAAAACCGATGACTACACCTACCGCAGACAGAAATATGGTTTTGACCTGAGATACCTTGTGGATCCAGCCACTTATGTCTGTTGTAGGCGAAACCGAAAAGATCTTCTAGTCTTAATTCAGGTGATTCGATGAATTGACCGGCCGGTCGTCAGATAATTTCCCTGCCATAAAAGGAAATGCATCATATGGGCAACAAGATCATCATCTGTATTTCAAAACAAAACTCGGCATATCCGTTTATTTTGATATTGATGTTATTTTCCATCCTGACCTGTTCTTTTACATCTGCACAGACATCGGAAGGTAGCGATACATTGGATTTAACCGCAGCAGAGAGGAGTTGGCTGGATTCTCATCCTGGCATTCAGGTTGCTTATGACGGATTCGATCCGCCTTATAGTTTTGTAAACAGTGATGGTCAACTGGAAGGTTTTTCGGTTGATCTGCTTAGGGTAATTAGTAAAAAGACAGGTATTCGTTTTCAGGTTTACCCTGAATACAAAAGAGACCGAATATACCAGTTTGCGCAGCGTGGCCAGGTGGATATGGTTGCCACGATGGTCGAACAGAGTGACGAGCTGAAAGGGTTTTCCTTTACCAAACCGTATATCTTTAAATCGTTGATCGTCATTAGCCGGTCTGACGATGATACTGTTCATCAACGTAATGATATTGTCGGCAAGAAAGTTGCCATGGTTGGGTATGAGCAATATAAAAAGAAAATTCTGACGGCATTTCCTTCCATTACACCTTATCAAGTCGATACCGTTCCTGATGCTCTGAATGTTGTATCTTTGGGTGATGCCGACGTAGCCATCGTACCTTTGGGAGCTGCACATTATTATCGTAATAAAAATGTGTTGACTAATTTAAAATACGCCGCGCTCTACCAGAAACATTTTCTCAATGAAAGTATTGCCGTCAGAACAGACTGGCCAGAGCTTAGATCCATTCTGAATAAAGGATTGGCGTCAATCTCTGAAACCGAAATGCAGAAGCTTCGGGCCAAGTGGTTACCCGTCGAATACATGGAAAACCTGGTTGATATCAATTTGACTAAGGCAGAAGAACAGTGGATCGCTGATCATCCTGTCATACGCTTGGGTATTGATCCGGAATTTGCGCCGTTTGAATATGTAGAGGATGGTTTGTATCAGGGAATGGCGTCGGACTACGTCAAATTGCTCAACCAGCGTTTGCATCTGAATATGGTGGTGGTTGAAGATCTTGAGTGGCAGGAAGTGATGACGGGGGCCAGGGTAGGGCGGATTGATGTTTTGCCGGCAGTGGGGAAGACAGATGAACGAACGCAGTTCCTGCTGTTTACTGATCCTTATTTAAACTTTCATCGTGTTATCGTTACCCGGGATGATGAGCCGTTTGTGTCTGGTCTCTATGATCTCAGAACCCTGAAGGTTGCCTTGCAGGCGAATACGTCTCACCATGGTTATATTCTCGAAAACTCCGACATAGATCCGATGCTGTTTGATACATTGCAGGAATCATTGATGGCAGTATCGGGCGGGAAGGCAGATGCATTTGTGGGAAATGTGGCGTCTACAACCTATTGGATCAGAAAGCTGAACCTGACTAACTTAAAAATTGCCGCGCCGGTTTCCTCGGATGTTCAAAGCCTTCATTTTGCAGTGCGTAAAGACTGGCCGGAATTGGTTTCAATTTTACAAAAAGGTTTGGACAGTATCACTGATCAACAGCGTCAGGAGATATCAGAGAAGTGGCTGTCCTTTGACTATGATGCCACTATTGATTATACGCTGGTCTGGCAGGTAGCCGCCGTATTTACTATTCTCGTTATTATTATCATGCTATGGAATATATTGCTGAATCGAACTGTTCGGCTACGGACTTCTCAGTTGGAATACACTGCCAATTATGATCAGCTGACGGCTTTGCCAAATCGATTTCTTATCCTGGACAGATTGACTCAACGTATTGCCGATGCGCGTCATAAACAAGAAAAACTTGCAGTCATGTCTATTGATTTGGATGATTTCAAGAAAATCAATGATGCGCTTGGCCATCACGCCGGTGATGAGATTCTAAAGGAGTTTGCAATACGCCTGAAAAATGTATTGCCAGATAACCATTGTGCCGGTCGCCTGGGAGCGGATCAGTTCCTGGTGGTGCAAAGCTCGATCCATGAAGCCGCTGATTCTGCTGCACTGGCCGAGAGAATAATTGCCGACATAAGCAAACAGTTTGAGACATCTTCTGAAGAGATATCGTTGACCGCCAGTTTAGGAATTGCGCTGTTTCCGGATGATGGTGCGTCTACCGAACTGCTGCTGAAGCATGCTGATACGGCAACCCATCATGCCAAAGAACACATGCGGGGCCGATATGCTTTTTACACAGAAAATTTGAATCGTAGCGTGTCACGAAAGCTGGAGCTGGAACGATATATTCATGGAGCTTTGAAACGCAATGAGCTGGAGGTTTATTACCAGCCAAAGATAAATGCCCGCAATCGTCGTATTGTCAGTTTTGAAGCCTTGGTGCGTTGGTGTAACAGTGAGTTGGGAATGGTGTCGCCAGCGGAGTTTGTACCTATTGCAGAAAAAAATGGCATGATTGAAAACATAGGTTTTTTTGTACTGAAAGAGGCCATGGCTACGCTGGCGCATTGGCAGTCACAGTATGATTCTGAACTGTCCATGGCGATTAATTTGTCACCGGTACAATTTCGGTCTGACGATCTCATCCAGGTGATTGAGTCGGTGATGTTGAATAACGGTCTGGATAGCAGGCACATTGAGTTTGAAATCACCGAAGGAGTCTTGTTGACGGATTATGAGGGTATTGAAGATAAACTGAGGAAGCTGAAAGCCTTGGGTATTACTCTGGCCATGGATGATTTCGGTACCGGGTATTCCTCTCTGAGTTATCTGCGTAAGTATAAATTTGACACACTTAAGATCGATAGAGAGTTTATTTCTGATTTGCCCACTGAAGAATCCGATAGAAAGCTGGTGGCAGCAACGATTGCTATGGCGCACGAATTGGGAATGACGGTCGTCGCCGAAGGGGTGGAAACTGAACAGCAAGATGCCATCCTGGTACAACAGGGCTGTGATTTACTGCAGGGTTGGTTGTTCAGCAAAGCGCTGCCCGCGGCCAAAATGACCGAGCTTTTAAAACAGCAATGCAGTTCCACCTGATGGGAAACGTAACATAATTTCTGAACAAGACTGGTTAAGTCGCTCTGAGGTGATTTAGGAATCAACTGCTGGAGGGAAAGAGTTCTTGCCAGCCGATGTTTTCCTTAAGGATGGATTGATTTTGTCTGTTCTTCAGTGTTGCTGAAACAGACCATCCTGATGAATGGCGATTGCCTTCCAGATAGATCGTATCTTTATTGTGAAACAGCATGGTCAGTAAAGGAGGAGGTATCATTTTTGTTTTCATGGTCAGGTTGATGCCAAACCAGCTCAGCAGCAGAACAACCCAGCGTCTGACATACCAGATTCTGAATGTCAGTCCGATGTTCTGACAAACCATATTATGCTGTACCACTGGATCGCGATGCCGGTAGTGAAGATATTCGATGTCCCGCAGCAGATTTTGTAAGAGAACGCTCCAGAACAAGCGCTCTCTTGCTGAACGATCCATCAGTTACTTTTAGCCGTAATGGCATCGATGGCGGCATCAATGATGGTTTGCATACCCTTCGATGGACCACCTTTAGATGCAGTGACCGTGATGTTGAGTTTACCCCTTTCGCTGTTTGACGTCGTCGCCTTGTGGCTGGTGTTATAGCCGGCTTCAAGCTTGATATCCACGAATTTTGACAGGAATCCTGCTGAGCTGGCTGAGCCGGAGAGGGTGCCTGTTTTTTCGTCCGAAACATCCTGAATCGAAGAGACTTCGAAAGTAAATTCATTGACCAGCTGATCAATGGAGAAAAAAGGAATGTCCACCAATGCAACGGTGGGTATGCTCACGGAAATATTCTGTTTTGAGCCATCTGATGCTTCTTTGCTGAAGTTAAAGGTTTGATTGCCTTGTTTGATAAAATCACCAAGCAATTTGAGGTTAGCTTGAGAAAGTTCGACATGCGCCTGTGCAGCAGCATGCAGAGGTTCGCTGATCAGTTTCGCCAGCGGAAGATCATTCAGTGCTTGAGTCGCCATCTGTCGTCTCCTGTTGTTTATTTATCAATGCCTACATCTGTAGCCATGCCAAAATCGCTGGCGGTTGCAATAAATTTTTTGAGTTCTGCTGGTAAATCCCCTTTACCAACTTTAAGGCGGATATCGATCTTGGCACCATTGGTCGATTCATCGCCGATGGAACCTAACAAGTCAACGGGATTGTCCACCACATACCACGGACGGTTGGTTTCGCGGTATTTTTCGTCCACTTTGGTTGCTTTTGCTTTCTGGCCCGATTCACTGAATTGTTTCTGGCTGCGATATTCATTAGCCAGTGTCATCGAGAATTGTACTTCCGCTTCTTCTATCACCAATGGATTCAACGGCAGTGCTGCCAGTACCGGAATACTGACTTTATATTTTTTAAGGTTTCCCTGGGAGTCGTATTTTTCCTGAATATAATCGAATCGGTACATGGTATCAGTGTTTTCTGATTGATCTGTCACATTACCGCTGTCATCAATTGCCTTGTGACCAAAGCCCATCTGAAAAATCAAATTCAGAAAAGAACGCGAAGCATGCACCTGTGCCTGGAGTATTGAATTGATTGGTGCGAGTACCGCCTGACTAAGTGTAAGACGGCTTTTATCATTAGCCATAGCAAATTTCCCTGATGTATCCAAACCTGAGTTAGCTGTTTGAGTTGGGCGGCAAAATACCTTTTTTGCTGCAACCAAAAAGTGCTGAAAGTTCAGCTATTATTGTCATGCTTTGAGTGTAAGTTATTTCTGATATTTGTAAAATTTATTTATAATCAAAAGCAATATAAGTGCCATTGGAATGTAGTTTTAATCATTAATTAGGATGATAATTGAACGGATTTTTTGAATCATTGAATGCGCTTAGCAAAATATTTGTATGGACGCTGCCTGATACTCTTAAAGCATCCGGCAATTTAATAAAGACAGCTATCACCATCGGCCTCAGCCCAGAAAAGCCAGGGGAAAATCTCATGTTTCGTACGACATTGCTGGTAATACTCAAGAGAATGGTTTCAGAAATTTATCCGCCTGTTTTCGCCATTTCTCTATCTTATTTTTTTCAGGTTCAAAGGCTTTAAGTATATCGACAGAAATGAAGACGCTGGTTTGGCCCGCTCTATCTATCAATCCCAAAGAGTAAGCGTTACTGAAATGAAACATGGCTCCATGACCAATATCCCTGGAGCTGGCTTTATCGGAATACACAGAAACGATTGAAAGACCACAGGGTATATTGCTGAAGCCGAAATGACAGCCGCGCCAACGATTGACACCCAGCCATTCCACCGACAGTGCCGCTTTGAGCTGTTCACCGTCAGCTGCTTGATTTGCATATTCCATTACAACACCAGGATGAGCAACAAAATACTGTGTGTCAGGCGCTTTTTGAAAGGTCTGACTAATCAGCATCTTTCGGTTCATTTGTGCCGTTAACATACGATCCAACAGGGTTTGTGAACGAGCCTCATTAAAAAACTGATTCCAATCATCGCTGTATTCAAATGCAAGTTCAGCCATTTTTTGTGGTGTTACCCGTTCCATTTCATATTTATATGCGGACACTGCTTTTGCCCAGGCATCAAGGTACAGTTGGCAGGCGCTTTGCCCCTGAGCATTACATTGAAGTAAGCTTTCACACAGTGTTTCAAACTGACTGCTGTTTACGTTTATACGCTTCGATATTTTACCAATCAGTATCAGGTGATCAGGTGAATCAAAATCATCTGCAACGCTGAATCGAATATCCGGAAGTATTGTCATATTCTGTTGGCTTGTCTCACCGATGGGGAGCTCGCCTAATAATGCGCTGCTGAGCGCGACAAAGGAGTTGTTGTAATCTGACGGAAACGTAATATCCAGTTGCCTGGCGGATTCCATGATTGCAGTTTTCCAGTCTGCATATTCAGCAGAATTGAAAACAGAGGTATATGAGTTTCCCTGAGTAAGCCTGCTTCCGAGTAGTGTGCTGTATTGGGTTATTCGGGGAGTCCAGTAATCCTTTGCGGCAGGCAGGCAGTTTTCAGCCTGTACACAGAAAGCCAAAAGAGTGAAACAAAACGCTAAAAAGACCGGTCTCATGGTGGTTTCCTACTGATCCATAGATGATTGAGTGTGTTGATGTACTCCTGATACTTTTTCACCATTTTCAGGAAGGTTTTAAAGTCACTCACAGACCCGATACTGTTTATAAAGGCTGTTATTTTCTGCGATTCATCCACCAGGTTTCGAACACTTGCATGGGCTTTTATGACTTCATCTCTCGACGGATTAAAGCTGCCTGCAGGCATGACTCTTTTTAAAAACCGATAAGAAACCAGAGGATCCGTGAGATATCCGGTCAGATCGTGTGGGTCAAGGGACTCGCCAATGTTTCGGGTGATAATGTTATGATAATAACTTTCATAGTCGTCAGGATGTACCCAGGCTTCGTCCGCTTGTGGATTAAAATGGAAAAAACGTGTGAACGGATCAAGTACATGATGAATGTTGTAATAGTGCAGGGTGCAACTATCGCCCCCGGTTCCGGGTTTGACTACCGTATCTTTCGGATCCGGAGAAGTGCGTATGGGATTGAGTAAATACATTAATCGGCTGACATTGGCGATCATCCATAAGCTGTCCAGCTTATGGGTAATGGTATCCAGTTTGAAATGGTGGCCATTGTTATCAGTGATGCCGCCAGTATAGGCTTTATGCAGAGTATCGATGATAGCATTGGTACCCAGAGAGTGACCAACGACATGAAAAGAAGCGTTACCTTTGGCTGCCATATGGGTACATAGCTCACTCAATACCCTGAGTCGTACAGATTCACCATGCAAGCTCGCATATAGCAATACATCCAGTGCCTGGGTGGTATAGAAATTGTCCTTGCCGATATCGGCTTCCAATTCGACAATATTTTCAATAAACAGACTGGGGAGGTTGGCAGCAGATTTAAAATACTCGCTGACCGGCTTATTGCTCTGAACAATTCGCTGCCGCTCCTGTTCAAAAATATCATCGTATACGATGGGTTTTATATCCACATAGTTTTCAAACTTACAGTTCTGAAACGTTGAATAGCGCTGAAGAGCCGTATTCGCTGCGTTTTCAACCAGCGTTCTAAGGCTCTCAGTCGTATGCTGTCCCATCCCGTGAGCGACGGCCAGTATTGAATCAGCCATAAGGACCTCCTGCGTTCGATCATTGACTGAGAACCAGACATCTGTTGGATACTGGCTGTCAGTGGTTATCGTTACTATATAATTACCGGATCATGAGTAAAAGCATTTGCTTTTGTGAACAACTGAATGTGTCTGTGACAGGTATTTTTTGAAGAGGCAGCTCTGGGCGAATGATGGGAGAAACAGTTGGTTTTTTAACCAGAGGTTTGTTCTTTGGTTGGAATGGTCAACTAAATTCCTGGCAGGATAAAAAGAACGCTTTCGACTTTGAAGCTCAATCAGTTTATGTTCCCAAGCTAATGTTGCATGTGTCCCATGTTTGGTGCTGGTTTTTTGGATGATCTGTTTGTCCATATCTTTAGTGGCTTACATCCTGTTATTCCATCCCATCATCCTGCACTATTTTTTCGCCTGTTTTTAATAAGCAGGTCGAAAGAATTATATCTACGGTCATCAATCGAGATAACAAGATCGCACAACAATAATAAAAATCGCAATAAGTGGCTCAATCTTCAGGGGGCAGAATAGCTTTCTGATGAAACGTTAAACATGAGGCATTCACGGCAATACAAATAAGTTGCTGAGATACTCTGTACCCACAGGTCGGGACTAACGGTTCGTTTAACTGATCAGTTTTTAATTTAACAGTGAATTACCTGAAAACAACCTATTCCAGCAGTATTTTTGGAATGAGCTGCAAAATCGCTTTAATCCATTATTCCGTTAATCAACTGGATAAAGACAGGAAAAAACATGAAGCATATTAGACAAACAAAGCTATGGCAGTTAATCATAACCTGCGCCTTAACCGGGCTATTCTGTATGGCGCAGGCCACTACCTTTACTAACACGCTCAATACCCAAAATGGGGCTGACCCGTGGATGGCATATTACGACGGATATTACTATCTGGCGAGTACCACCTGGACCAGCAAAATCTATATGAAACGAGCCCAAACCATCGAGGGGTTGAAGACGGCAACGCCGGTTGAAATCTGGGATGGTGCAAAAGATGACCCGTCACGCTGCTGTAATATGTGGGCATTTGAATTCCGTTTACTGGATGGACCAAATGGTAAACGCTGGTACTTTCACTACACTGCAGGCGTTTCCGAAAACCTGGATGGTCAACGCATGTATGTATTGGAAAGTGCCGGTCAGGATCCGATGGGGCCTTACACCTATAAGGCCAAGTTAAAAGACTCAAACGACGCCTGGGCTATTGATGGCAGTTACATGTTGTTAAATGATCGTCTCTACTGGCTTTTTTCTGCCTGGGACGGTGCCTATCAGAAAATCTATATTGCTCCGATGAGTAACCCATGGACCATCAGCGGTGATCGTGTGCTGCTTAGTAAGCCGGAATACGATTGGGAAAAACAGGAAAACAATGTCAACGAAGGGCCAGTAGCACTGCAACACGATGGCAAAACCTTTATTACGTATTCAGCCAGCTTCTGTGATGGCCCAAACTACAAACTCGGTTTGCTGACATACAATGGTGGTGATCCGTTAAAAACCGGTTCATGGGACAAGAGTAGGGAACCAGTATTCCAGAGATCCAATGAAAATGGTGTTTACGGTCCTGGACATAACGGTTTTTTTACCTCGCCGGACGGCACTGAAAATTGGATTGTGTACCATGCCCAGTCTGACGTTAATAACGGTTGTGACAGCAACCGCACAACACGCATACAGAAATTCACATGGAATAAGGACGGTACACCAAACTTCGGCATTCCTTTGCCTGTGACCGCACAAATTCAAGTGCCTTCCGGCGAGCCCGGTGACAAAGGCTTTGTGGGTAGCCGCTTTGAGTCCTATAACTATCCTAACTATTTCGTCAGACATTATGACCTTCGCGGTAAAATGGAAGGGAACATCGCCCTGTTCGCCGATTCTCAATGGATCATGAAACCGGGCCTGGCTGATGCCAATGGTGTGTCGTTTGAGTCCGTCAACTTCCCTGGACGTTATCTGCGTCATGACGCCTTTGAATTGGTATTGTCTGAAGACGATAACTCCAAGCAGTTTACCAGTGAAGCCACGTTTTATCAGCGTGCAGGGTTAGCCGATGCGTCGCTGAGTTCATTTGAGTCCTATAATTTACCTGGCTACTTTATGCGCCATCAGGAGTTCCTGTTAAATCTGACCAAAATCAGCTCCACTACAGATCAAGCCGACGCAACCTTCCGAATTA from Gynuella sunshinyii YC6258 carries:
- a CDS encoding EAL domain-containing protein, with the protein product MGNKIIICISKQNSAYPFILILMLFSILTCSFTSAQTSEGSDTLDLTAAERSWLDSHPGIQVAYDGFDPPYSFVNSDGQLEGFSVDLLRVISKKTGIRFQVYPEYKRDRIYQFAQRGQVDMVATMVEQSDELKGFSFTKPYIFKSLIVISRSDDDTVHQRNDIVGKKVAMVGYEQYKKKILTAFPSITPYQVDTVPDALNVVSLGDADVAIVPLGAAHYYRNKNVLTNLKYAALYQKHFLNESIAVRTDWPELRSILNKGLASISETEMQKLRAKWLPVEYMENLVDINLTKAEEQWIADHPVIRLGIDPEFAPFEYVEDGLYQGMASDYVKLLNQRLHLNMVVVEDLEWQEVMTGARVGRIDVLPAVGKTDERTQFLLFTDPYLNFHRVIVTRDDEPFVSGLYDLRTLKVALQANTSHHGYILENSDIDPMLFDTLQESLMAVSGGKADAFVGNVASTTYWIRKLNLTNLKIAAPVSSDVQSLHFAVRKDWPELVSILQKGLDSITDQQRQEISEKWLSFDYDATIDYTLVWQVAAVFTILVIIIMLWNILLNRTVRLRTSQLEYTANYDQLTALPNRFLILDRLTQRIADARHKQEKLAVMSIDLDDFKKINDALGHHAGDEILKEFAIRLKNVLPDNHCAGRLGADQFLVVQSSIHEAADSAALAERIIADISKQFETSSEEISLTASLGIALFPDDGASTELLLKHADTATHHAKEHMRGRYAFYTENLNRSVSRKLELERYIHGALKRNELEVYYQPKINARNRRIVSFEALVRWCNSELGMVSPAEFVPIAEKNGMIENIGFFVLKEAMATLAHWQSQYDSELSMAINLSPVQFRSDDLIQVIESVMLNNGLDSRHIEFEITEGVLLTDYEGIEDKLRKLKALGITLAMDDFGTGYSSLSYLRKYKFDTLKIDREFISDLPTEESDRKLVAATIAMAHELGMTVVAEGVETEQQDAILVQQGCDLLQGWLFSKALPAAKMTELLKQQCSST
- a CDS encoding DUF2589 domain-containing protein — its product is MATQALNDLPLAKLISEPLHAAAQAHVELSQANLKLLGDFIKQGNQTFNFSKEASDGSKQNISVSIPTVALVDIPFFSIDQLVNEFTFEVSSIQDVSDEKTGTLSGSASSAGFLSKFVDIKLEAGYNTSHKATTSNSERGKLNITVTASKGGPSKGMQTIIDAAIDAITAKSN
- a CDS encoding DUF2589 domain-containing protein translates to MVAAKKVFCRPTQTANSGLDTSGKFAMANDKSRLTLSQAVLAPINSILQAQVHASRSFLNLIFQMGFGHKAIDDSGNVTDQSENTDTMYRFDYIQEKYDSQGNLKKYKVSIPVLAALPLNPLVIEEAEVQFSMTLANEYRSQKQFSESGQKAKATKVDEKYRETNRPWYVVDNPVDLLGSIGDESTNGAKIDIRLKVGKGDLPAELKKFIATASDFGMATDVGIDK
- a CDS encoding family 43 glycosylhydrolase; amino-acid sequence: MKHIRQTKLWQLIITCALTGLFCMAQATTFTNTLNTQNGADPWMAYYDGYYYLASTTWTSKIYMKRAQTIEGLKTATPVEIWDGAKDDPSRCCNMWAFEFRLLDGPNGKRWYFHYTAGVSENLDGQRMYVLESAGQDPMGPYTYKAKLKDSNDAWAIDGSYMLLNDRLYWLFSAWDGAYQKIYIAPMSNPWTISGDRVLLSKPEYDWEKQENNVNEGPVALQHDGKTFITYSASFCDGPNYKLGLLTYNGGDPLKTGSWDKSREPVFQRSNENGVYGPGHNGFFTSPDGTENWIVYHAQSDVNNGCDSNRTTRIQKFTWNKDGTPNFGIPLPVTAQIQVPSGEPGDKGFVGSRFESYNYPNYFVRHYDLRGKMEGNIALFADSQWIMKPGLADANGVSFESVNFPGRYLRHDAFELVLSEDDNSKQFTSEATFYQRAGLADASLSSFESYNLPGYFMRHQEFLLNLTKISSTTDQADATFRITGENASGILKDGIYYIKNNNSGKCLRTLNGSSANGTGIVQYTCGQNKYEQWQVTSIGLRQYHITQVSSGKLADITGGSTQTGATNIIWPYNGGENQKWQILDQGDGYYHIHNVRSDLLLDIQARSLEDNAQNIQWSANGGFNQDWEFIPVDE